A stretch of the uncultured Trichococcus sp. genome encodes the following:
- a CDS encoding LacI family DNA-binding transcriptional regulator has product MTVTIKDVAREAGVATSTVSRTLKDSPLISENTKVKVRQAMQKLGYTPNFAAQNLANKSTQTIGVILPVATMGNPAQNPLFLEMIQEIGVVCNEQKYMISLATGKTMAELKDSVRLMHQRKLVDGFILLYSEAKDPIRKFLHEEKIPYALLGKPDVYENETIYIDNDNRLSGKTATDCLIHHGHERIGFVGLTPSQMVDKERYKGYTDALRDADLTVHPSLYFETPDDFMAFQEFLEETKPTGLVVGDDRLALRVLQYLQLDTYKVPDDISLISFNNSVFATLSHPFLTTIDIHVQELARQAAALLIRQLHEPSTLLPKMIVPHEVIERETVMRVRG; this is encoded by the coding sequence ATGACCGTTACGATAAAAGATGTCGCCAGAGAAGCGGGCGTCGCGACTTCAACCGTTTCACGCACGTTGAAGGACAGTCCGCTGATCAGCGAAAACACAAAAGTGAAAGTGCGCCAAGCGATGCAGAAACTGGGCTACACACCCAACTTCGCTGCCCAGAACCTGGCCAACAAGTCAACGCAGACGATCGGCGTGATCCTGCCGGTGGCGACGATGGGGAACCCTGCGCAGAACCCGCTGTTCCTCGAGATGATCCAGGAAATCGGCGTCGTCTGCAACGAACAGAAATACATGATTTCCTTGGCTACCGGGAAGACGATGGCGGAGCTGAAGGATAGCGTGCGCCTGATGCATCAGCGCAAACTGGTCGATGGCTTCATCCTGTTGTATTCGGAGGCGAAAGACCCGATCCGCAAGTTCCTGCACGAAGAGAAGATTCCTTACGCTTTGCTGGGGAAACCGGATGTCTACGAGAACGAGACGATCTATATCGACAACGACAACCGTCTGTCCGGCAAAACGGCGACAGACTGCCTGATCCACCACGGACACGAACGGATCGGCTTCGTCGGATTGACGCCTTCGCAGATGGTCGACAAGGAACGCTACAAAGGCTATACCGATGCCTTGCGCGACGCCGATCTGACCGTCCATCCGTCACTATACTTCGAAACGCCGGATGACTTCATGGCTTTCCAGGAGTTCCTCGAAGAGACCAAACCGACCGGACTTGTCGTCGGCGATGACCGCCTGGCCTTACGCGTCCTGCAGTATCTGCAGCTGGACACGTACAAAGTGCCGGACGACATCTCCCTGATCAGCTTCAACAATTCCGTCTTTGCGACCCTGTCCCACCCATTCCTGACGACCATCGACATCCACGTCCAGGAACTGGCCAGGCAAGCCGCCGCCCTCCTGATCCGCCAACTCCACGAACCGAGCACCTTGCTGCCGAAGATGATCGTGCCGCATGAAGTGATCGAGCGGGAGACAGTTATGCGGGTGCGGGGTTGA
- a CDS encoding aldose epimerase family protein gives MGSITIREWGSIGTEKVWRIDLSQPNGMSVSCINYGARLIRLLVPDRACKSENVVLGLADAEAYGNDRASFGATVGPVAGRIAEGKWGTVQLEQNAGKHHIHGGSLGWGQQFWDFTTEETAEAVTVTFTVDSTPETVGYPGRLQAKTSYSLDAEGCLTITMEGVSRYNEETLFNPTSHIYFNLSGDAKRPITEHTLQLACEEVLELDADKLPTGTKQTVAGTAFDFREATVLGEAIRKRPQGFDDVFLMQPDRQPQLILHEEESGRQMTLSSNRSSIVLFSTTDMNEPYLVNGHPMQSHLGLAIEAQEVPDAIHHPGWDNIVLAPNTLAARVQKYAYKW, from the coding sequence ATGGGCAGCATAACGATCCGCGAATGGGGCAGCATCGGAACGGAAAAAGTGTGGCGCATCGATTTGAGTCAGCCGAACGGCATGTCCGTCAGCTGCATCAACTACGGCGCCCGGCTGATCCGTTTGCTGGTCCCGGACCGTGCATGCAAGAGCGAAAACGTCGTGCTGGGCTTGGCCGATGCCGAAGCCTACGGAAACGACAGGGCTTCCTTCGGCGCTACCGTAGGACCGGTCGCGGGCCGCATCGCTGAGGGCAAATGGGGCACGGTGCAGCTTGAGCAGAACGCCGGCAAGCACCATATCCACGGCGGCAGCCTGGGCTGGGGCCAACAGTTCTGGGACTTCACGACCGAAGAGACGGCAGAAGCAGTGACCGTCACGTTCACAGTGGACTCGACGCCGGAAACGGTCGGCTATCCCGGCCGGCTGCAGGCGAAAACCAGCTATTCCCTGGATGCGGAAGGTTGCCTGACGATCACGATGGAAGGGGTCAGCCGGTACAATGAGGAAACGCTGTTCAATCCGACCAGCCATATCTATTTCAACTTGAGCGGCGATGCCAAGCGGCCGATAACAGAGCATACTTTGCAGCTGGCCTGCGAGGAAGTGCTGGAATTGGATGCCGACAAGTTGCCGACCGGAACGAAGCAAACCGTTGCGGGGACGGCTTTCGATTTCCGCGAAGCGACTGTCCTCGGCGAAGCCATCCGTAAACGACCGCAAGGGTTCGATGATGTTTTCCTGATGCAGCCCGACCGACAGCCGCAGCTGATCCTCCATGAGGAGGAGAGCGGCCGGCAAATGACATTGTCCAGCAACCGCAGCAGCATCGTGTTGTTTTCGACGACCGACATGAACGAACCGTACCTTGTGAACGGCCATCCGATGCAAAGCCACCTCGGCTTGGCGATCGAGGCGCAGGAAGTGCCGGATGCCATCCACCATCCGGGCTGGGACAATATCGTCCTGGCGCCAAATACTTTGGCGGCAAGGGTTCAAAAGTACGCTTATAAATGGTAA
- the pgmB gene encoding beta-phosphoglucomutase, whose translation MLKAVLFDLDGVITDTAKFHFLAWRELGAELGITVDEAFNEELKGVSRIDSLERILAYGSLANKYSLAEKEAFCTKKNDHYLELIQEMTPADILPGILPLLEELREAGLKTIITSASKNAPGILALLQVKDYFDGIVDPASVAAGKPAPDIFLAGAELAGVQPAECIGVEDAASGVDAIKAANITAVAIGDAAVLGHADRVLADTSALSLAVLRDTWEQAI comes from the coding sequence ATGTTGAAAGCAGTATTGTTCGATTTGGACGGCGTCATCACCGACACCGCCAAGTTCCATTTTTTGGCCTGGCGTGAGCTCGGAGCGGAGTTGGGGATCACCGTCGACGAAGCCTTCAATGAAGAACTGAAGGGCGTCAGCCGCATCGATTCGCTGGAGCGCATCCTGGCATACGGCAGCTTGGCTAACAAATATTCTTTGGCTGAAAAAGAAGCCTTCTGCACAAAGAAAAACGACCATTATCTGGAATTGATCCAGGAAATGACACCTGCGGACATCCTGCCGGGGATCCTGCCGCTTTTGGAAGAATTGCGCGAAGCGGGTCTGAAGACAATTATAACCTCAGCCAGCAAGAACGCACCCGGCATCCTGGCGTTGCTGCAGGTGAAGGACTACTTCGACGGCATCGTCGATCCGGCCTCAGTGGCTGCAGGCAAACCGGCGCCGGACATCTTCTTGGCCGGCGCAGAGCTTGCCGGCGTGCAACCGGCCGAGTGCATCGGCGTGGAAGACGCCGCTTCCGGTGTGGATGCCATCAAAGCCGCGAATATAACCGCGGTCGCGATCGGTGACGCAGCCGTGCTCGGGCATGCCGACCGTGTGTTGGCGGACACGAGCGCATTGTCGCTTGCCGTCCTGCGCGATACATGGGAGCAGGCGATTTAA
- a CDS encoding glycoside hydrolase family 65 protein → MMTQQIFEINPWKVTTKQLDKENRRLQESLTSLGNGYMGMRGNFEEAYSGDHHQGTYLAGVWYPDKTRVGWWKNGYPEYFGKVINAMNFLYMHIFVDGEEIDLYTDEVKDFDLTLDMEKGRLERFFTVVKNGKEVTVHFTRFLSIDIKELCAIKVEITASEKAAIRIESALDGNVQNEDANYEEMFWEWVEQTDDTLVVETIPNNFGIERFSVAATMHHKAEGFAHKGNNSKELFVSQVFEGEAEKDQVLSLEKYVTLTTSRDHAKDQLAATAEEIYATKVAVQSFEELEATQANLWAKRWELADVEIGGDDEAQQGIRFNLFQLFSTYYGEDERLNIGPKGFTGEKYGGATYWDTEAYGVPFYLAVTEPEVTRNLLKYRHNQLPGAFHNAAQQGLKGALYPMVTFTGVECHNEWEITFEEIHRNGAIPYAIYNYTAYTGDESYLAEEGLEVLSAVSRFWADRVHFSQNKQCYMIHGVTGPNEYENNINNNWYTNRLAVWVLRYTLESLEKYPERAEALGITAAEKAKWQDIIDNMYFPYDEERQVFVQHDTFLDKDLKPVNALDKADLPLNQHWSWDKILRSCFIKQADVLQGIYLFGDEFTMEEKERNFDFYEPMTVHESSLSPCIHAILAAELNKEEKAVDLYRRTARLDLDNYNNDTEDGLHITSMTGSWLTIAEGFAGMRAKEGLRFAPFLPKDWTHYQFHINYRGRLILIAVNEETVSLTLVKGEALPVRIYDEELQLTDEIKVALKKTVSV, encoded by the coding sequence ATGATGACACAACAAATTTTTGAAATCAATCCATGGAAAGTAACAACCAAACAATTAGACAAAGAAAACCGCCGCCTGCAGGAAAGTCTGACCAGTCTCGGCAACGGCTACATGGGCATGCGCGGAAACTTCGAGGAAGCCTACTCGGGCGATCACCATCAAGGCACGTATCTGGCGGGCGTCTGGTATCCCGACAAAACGCGCGTCGGTTGGTGGAAAAACGGCTACCCGGAATATTTCGGAAAAGTGATCAATGCGATGAATTTTCTGTATATGCACATCTTTGTGGACGGAGAAGAAATCGACCTGTACACCGATGAAGTGAAAGACTTCGACTTGACGTTGGATATGGAAAAAGGCCGCTTGGAACGTTTCTTTACGGTAGTGAAGAACGGCAAAGAAGTCACTGTCCATTTCACCCGCTTCCTGAGCATCGACATCAAGGAACTTTGCGCCATCAAAGTGGAAATCACAGCCTCGGAAAAGGCCGCGATCCGCATCGAAAGCGCCCTGGACGGGAATGTCCAAAACGAAGACGCTAACTATGAAGAAATGTTCTGGGAATGGGTTGAACAAACGGATGATACATTGGTAGTCGAAACGATCCCGAACAACTTCGGCATCGAACGCTTCAGCGTGGCTGCAACGATGCACCACAAAGCAGAAGGATTCGCGCACAAAGGCAACAATAGTAAAGAGCTGTTCGTCTCACAAGTGTTCGAAGGGGAAGCCGAAAAAGACCAAGTCCTTTCCTTGGAGAAATACGTAACGCTGACAACGAGCCGCGATCATGCGAAGGACCAGCTGGCAGCAACCGCCGAAGAAATCTACGCCACAAAAGTCGCTGTCCAAAGCTTTGAGGAGTTGGAAGCAACGCAAGCGAATCTGTGGGCGAAACGGTGGGAACTGGCGGATGTCGAAATCGGCGGCGACGACGAAGCGCAACAAGGCATCCGTTTCAACCTGTTCCAGCTGTTCTCGACCTATTACGGCGAAGATGAACGCCTGAACATCGGACCGAAAGGCTTCACCGGCGAGAAATACGGCGGCGCTACCTACTGGGATACGGAAGCTTACGGCGTGCCGTTCTACTTGGCGGTCACCGAGCCGGAAGTCACCCGCAACCTTTTGAAATACCGCCACAACCAATTGCCGGGAGCTTTCCATAATGCCGCGCAGCAAGGATTGAAGGGCGCGTTGTATCCGATGGTGACCTTCACCGGCGTGGAGTGCCACAATGAATGGGAAATCACGTTCGAGGAAATCCACCGCAACGGTGCGATCCCTTATGCAATCTACAACTATACTGCCTATACAGGCGATGAAAGCTACCTGGCCGAAGAAGGGCTGGAAGTGCTCAGCGCCGTCAGCCGTTTCTGGGCGGACCGCGTACACTTCTCGCAAAACAAGCAATGCTACATGATCCATGGCGTAACCGGACCGAACGAGTACGAAAACAACATCAACAACAACTGGTACACAAACCGTTTGGCTGTCTGGGTGCTGCGTTATACGTTGGAAAGCCTGGAAAAATATCCGGAACGCGCAGAAGCATTGGGCATCACCGCAGCCGAAAAAGCAAAATGGCAGGACATCATCGACAACATGTACTTCCCGTACGATGAAGAGCGCCAAGTTTTCGTGCAGCACGACACGTTCCTGGACAAAGATCTGAAACCGGTCAACGCGCTGGACAAAGCTGATTTGCCATTGAACCAACACTGGTCATGGGACAAGATTTTGCGTTCTTGCTTCATCAAACAAGCCGACGTCCTGCAAGGGATCTACCTGTTCGGTGACGAATTCACAATGGAAGAAAAAGAACGCAACTTCGACTTCTACGAGCCGATGACCGTGCATGAATCAAGCTTGTCGCCATGCATCCACGCCATCCTTGCGGCCGAACTGAACAAGGAAGAAAAAGCTGTGGATCTTTACCGACGCACAGCGCGCCTGGATCTGGACAACTACAACAACGATACCGAAGACGGCCTGCACATCACATCGATGACCGGCAGCTGGTTGACGATCGCGGAAGGGTTCGCCGGCATGCGCGCCAAGGAAGGTCTGCGTTTTGCGCCGTTCTTGCCGAAAGACTGGACGCACTACCAATTCCACATCAACTACCGCGGCCGCTTGATCTTGATCGCAGTGAACGAAGAAACCGTCAGCCTGACCTTGGTGAAAGGCGAAGCGTTGCCTGTCCGCATCTATGATGAAGAGCTGCAGCTGACAGATGAAATCAAAGTCGCACTGAAAAAGACCGTGTCCGTATGA
- a CDS encoding endonuclease/exonuclease/phosphatase family protein — protein MKLLTLNTYSWVQTADPSLFAPLVADILENQYDAIALQEVNQLSSGPVIREPEGYLPTQNEIPIKSDNFAYFLVKALAEKDLFYHWSWVPCHQGYFRFDEGVAILSKAPIQSVDQVQLSIVNDFESIHTRRSLVLETEAAAFVSVHLSWWKEEEENPFLREWTSVEAAVKKLSGIKPIYVMGDVNNPADVRNEGYDLITEAGWQDAYAVAATREGSATVPPAIDGWEGNEVPLRIDYIFSDQPQAVETYEVKFDGKKLPCVSDHYGVAVTYA, from the coding sequence ATGAAACTACTGACTTTGAATACGTACAGCTGGGTCCAAACAGCAGATCCTAGCCTGTTTGCCCCTCTTGTTGCCGACATCCTGGAAAACCAATATGACGCAATCGCCCTGCAGGAAGTGAATCAACTCTCTTCCGGCCCAGTCATCCGTGAACCGGAAGGCTATCTGCCCACCCAGAACGAAATCCCGATCAAATCGGATAACTTCGCCTACTTCTTGGTGAAGGCTCTGGCAGAGAAAGACCTTTTCTACCATTGGTCCTGGGTGCCGTGCCACCAAGGCTACTTCCGTTTCGATGAAGGAGTCGCCATCCTCAGCAAAGCGCCGATTCAGTCAGTCGATCAGGTCCAACTTTCTATAGTCAATGATTTCGAAAGCATCCACACACGCCGCTCTTTGGTCCTCGAGACCGAAGCAGCCGCTTTCGTCTCCGTCCACCTGTCCTGGTGGAAAGAGGAAGAAGAAAATCCATTCCTGAGGGAGTGGACTTCAGTTGAGGCTGCAGTCAAAAAACTGAGCGGCATCAAGCCCATCTATGTGATGGGTGACGTCAACAACCCGGCTGATGTCCGCAACGAAGGTTACGACCTGATCACAGAAGCCGGCTGGCAAGATGCCTACGCCGTCGCCGCAACGCGAGAAGGATCCGCGACCGTTCCACCGGCAATCGACGGCTGGGAAGGAAACGAAGTGCCCTTGCGCATCGACTACATCTTCTCGGATCAACCGCAAGCGGTTGAAACGTACGAAGTGAAATTCGACGGGAAGAAATTGCCTTGCGTCTCCGACCATTACGGGGTTGCGGTAACGTATGCTTAA
- a CDS encoding DUF1186 domain-containing protein: MPKTYIIGEVLVMVSRELKETVLEVVDNQLSMNEPKCTTDTFERLVASGYSLQEAKERIAEVLLDRMTASLATGKAFDESDFAKRLDRIKGKTKQHQATIEPSKHTIAEIIDRIKYDPKRVFPEEELEEIIANQEEAIPFLLDVLKDVREDKEKYITNLDYFGHIYAVYLLAQFRVKEAYPIVLELFSLPNEQPDQLFGDMMDSSGRILASICGGDVAPIKQMIGNEEIDEYTRAQAITALAVLALNGEFEREELMAYYKELLRTNDNMTILTLLINLCTDIYPGEVYEEIKEAYENDKVDYLMIGMESVDRAISEGKSSVLARAKRNSHLQKIDDTIGELRYWSYFKNNSRDKHFDQLMNKNPGFMSLPKCTPIVNEPKIGRNDPCPCGSGKKYKKCCGK; encoded by the coding sequence GTGCCAAAAACCTATATCATTGGTGAGGTGTTAGTGATGGTGAGCAGAGAATTGAAAGAAACCGTATTGGAAGTAGTGGATAATCAATTAAGCATGAACGAACCAAAATGCACGACCGACACTTTTGAACGGCTGGTCGCTTCAGGCTACAGCCTGCAGGAAGCGAAAGAGCGGATTGCTGAAGTTCTTTTGGACAGGATGACAGCGAGTTTGGCAACGGGCAAAGCGTTCGATGAATCGGATTTCGCCAAGCGGTTGGATCGCATCAAGGGCAAAACGAAACAGCATCAGGCCACTATCGAACCTTCAAAACATACAATCGCCGAAATAATTGACCGCATCAAATATGATCCAAAACGGGTTTTCCCGGAAGAAGAATTGGAAGAAATAATTGCCAATCAAGAAGAAGCGATTCCGTTTTTGCTGGATGTGCTTAAAGATGTACGTGAGGACAAAGAAAAATACATCACCAATTTAGACTATTTCGGTCATATCTATGCCGTTTATCTGTTGGCTCAATTCAGAGTCAAAGAAGCCTATCCTATCGTTCTTGAGCTGTTCAGCCTGCCGAATGAACAGCCAGATCAGCTGTTTGGGGATATGATGGATTCTTCCGGAAGGATACTGGCTTCGATTTGCGGGGGAGATGTGGCTCCCATCAAGCAAATGATCGGAAATGAGGAAATCGATGAGTATACCAGAGCCCAGGCGATAACCGCATTGGCTGTTTTAGCATTGAATGGCGAGTTCGAACGGGAAGAACTTATGGCTTATTACAAAGAGCTCTTACGCACGAACGACAATATGACCATCCTGACGCTGCTGATAAATCTCTGTACAGATATCTATCCTGGAGAAGTGTATGAGGAAATAAAGGAAGCATACGAAAATGATAAAGTAGATTATTTAATGATCGGTATGGAATCCGTGGATCGGGCCATAAGTGAAGGGAAATCGTCAGTTCTGGCTAGGGCCAAGAGGAACAGCCACTTGCAAAAAATCGATGATACTATCGGCGAGCTTAGGTATTGGTCCTATTTCAAAAATAATTCCCGTGATAAGCATTTTGATCAGCTTATGAACAAAAATCCGGGCTTCATGTCCCTGCCGAAGTGTACGCCGATCGTAAATGAACCAAAAATCGGACGCAATGACCCTTGTCCTTGCGGGAGCGGCAAGAAGTACAAGAAGTGCTGCGGGAAGTAA
- a CDS encoding helix-turn-helix transcriptional regulator: MENKLQKYFDTQMETPEFAEAWKETEASYQAANILLKIRAEKQLTQSELANLTGKKQSYIARVEKGTQNISVQTLSDIVESAGGKLKIEVVV; this comes from the coding sequence ATGGAAAATAAATTACAAAAATACTTTGATACCCAAATGGAAACACCGGAATTTGCTGAAGCATGGAAAGAAACCGAAGCCAGTTATCAAGCTGCAAATATTCTTTTGAAAATTAGAGCAGAAAAACAGTTAACCCAATCTGAGTTAGCAAATCTAACTGGGAAAAAACAATCTTACATTGCTCGAGTAGAAAAAGGTACGCAAAATATTAGTGTACAAACATTGAGTGACATTGTGGAATCTGCAGGCGGAAAGTTAAAAATAGAAGTAGTCGTTTAA
- a CDS encoding type II toxin-antitoxin system RelE/ParE family toxin: protein MKKYNFDVYEKENGEAPFLEYLDSLDVKSRAKVLRAITIVEDFGAHSPPGYIDHLGDGIYELRVKFSSNIFRCLYFHFHNNKYIITHGFTKKTQKTPSREITKSKEYRKDYLERNE from the coding sequence ATGAAAAAATACAATTTTGATGTCTATGAAAAAGAAAACGGTGAAGCTCCTTTTTTGGAGTATTTAGATAGTTTGGATGTAAAATCCAGAGCCAAAGTATTACGAGCAATAACTATTGTGGAAGATTTCGGAGCACATTCTCCACCAGGATATATCGACCACTTAGGCGATGGCATTTACGAACTTCGAGTGAAATTCTCAAGCAACATTTTTAGGTGTTTATATTTTCATTTTCACAATAATAAGTATATTATCACTCATGGTTTCACGAAAAAAACACAAAAAACCCCGTCAAGAGAAATCACTAAATCTAAAGAATATCGTAAAGACTACCTGGAAAGGAATGAATAA
- a CDS encoding MurR/RpiR family transcriptional regulator has protein sequence MELEGIINQHFNELNENEKAIIEYIIKNKADCQELTIIELAKATLTSKSSILRLTQKLGFSGYSEFKYSIRKDISKKNVTGETQDLYSLQIKDIEATKKIFEQTELTPILKQLHEANRIYCYGTGWGQRNVLADFLRSMIAVGKYPTLLEAKRELEMASKSDIKSSDLLIVVSLSGDIREVEKEMGILKLKGIPIVSITSLSNNSLASLGKYNLYFQSTPIMQGDTEIVCFLPIHLTLDSLYRKYVDYRNDLPK, from the coding sequence GTGGAATTAGAAGGCATCATCAATCAGCACTTCAACGAACTGAATGAAAATGAAAAAGCCATTATTGAATACATCATCAAGAACAAGGCGGATTGCCAAGAACTGACCATCATCGAATTGGCGAAAGCGACGCTGACATCGAAATCCTCCATCTTGCGCTTGACGCAAAAGTTGGGATTCAGCGGATACAGTGAGTTCAAATACAGCATCCGAAAAGATATTTCCAAGAAAAACGTCACCGGAGAAACACAAGATCTTTACAGTCTGCAGATCAAAGACATTGAAGCGACAAAGAAAATTTTTGAACAAACCGAATTGACACCCATTTTGAAACAGTTGCATGAAGCAAATCGGATTTATTGTTATGGGACAGGTTGGGGACAGCGCAACGTTTTGGCCGATTTTTTACGCTCTATGATTGCTGTCGGCAAGTATCCCACTCTGCTTGAAGCCAAAAGGGAACTGGAAATGGCATCAAAAAGCGACATCAAGTCCTCTGATTTGTTGATCGTGGTATCGTTAAGCGGCGATATACGCGAAGTTGAAAAAGAAATGGGCATTTTGAAGCTGAAAGGCATTCCGATCGTCTCGATTACTAGTTTGAGCAATAACAGCTTAGCGTCTTTAGGCAAGTATAATCTGTACTTTCAGAGTACCCCCATCATGCAGGGTGACACCGAAATTGTTTGCTTCCTGCCCATCCACCTGACTTTGGACAGTCTGTACAGGAAATATGTGGATTATAGAAACGACCTTCCAAAGTAA
- a CDS encoding 6-phospho-alpha-glucosidase, producing the protein MELKKQSIAIAGGGSTFTPGIIMMLLENLEIFPIRQIKFYDNDPERQKQIADACEIILKERAPEITFVATTDPETAFTDIDFVMAHIRVGKYAMREKDEKIPLKYGVIGQETCGPGGIAYGMRSIGGVLELVDYMEQYSPDAWMLNYSNPAAIVAEATRKLRPNSKIINICDMPVGIEHRMAEILGMKSRKELSIRYYGLNHFGWWTDIRDKDGNDLMPAIQKHVKEHGYITPAELEGKGSEEVEASWVHTFGKAKEVYPLDPKTLPNTYLKYYLFPQDEVEKANPEYTRANEVMDHREKMVFGECNRIAQLGTAVNSELEMDDHASYIVDLARAIAYNTKERMLLIVPNNGAISNFDPTAMVEIPCIVGSNGPEPLVQGEIPRFQKGLMEQQVAVEKLVVEAWEEGSYQKLWQALTVSRIVPNARVAKNILDDFIAVNTEFWPTLN; encoded by the coding sequence ATGGAATTAAAAAAACAATCGATCGCTATTGCAGGCGGAGGAAGCACTTTTACACCAGGAATCATCATGATGTTGTTGGAGAATCTGGAGATTTTTCCAATCAGACAAATCAAATTCTATGACAACGATCCGGAAAGACAAAAGCAGATCGCGGATGCGTGCGAAATTATCCTAAAAGAACGTGCACCTGAAATTACTTTTGTTGCAACCACTGATCCTGAAACTGCCTTTACAGATATCGATTTTGTGATGGCCCATATCCGTGTCGGGAAATATGCGATGCGTGAAAAAGATGAAAAAATTCCTTTGAAATACGGTGTCATCGGCCAGGAAACTTGTGGACCAGGCGGGATTGCGTACGGTATGCGTTCGATCGGGGGCGTGCTGGAGTTGGTGGATTACATGGAGCAATATTCTCCTGATGCGTGGATGCTGAACTACTCCAATCCAGCAGCAATCGTAGCGGAAGCGACGCGCAAACTGCGTCCGAACAGCAAAATCATCAACATATGCGACATGCCTGTCGGTATCGAACATCGCATGGCGGAAATTCTTGGAATGAAATCCCGCAAAGAACTTTCCATACGCTACTATGGATTGAACCACTTCGGCTGGTGGACAGATATCCGTGATAAAGACGGCAATGACCTGATGCCTGCCATCCAAAAGCATGTCAAAGAGCACGGCTATATCACGCCTGCCGAGCTGGAAGGAAAGGGCAGCGAGGAAGTGGAAGCAAGCTGGGTGCACACATTCGGAAAAGCCAAAGAAGTTTATCCACTGGATCCAAAAACCTTGCCGAATACTTATTTGAAGTACTACTTGTTCCCACAAGATGAAGTCGAAAAAGCCAATCCTGAATATACGCGCGCCAACGAGGTGATGGATCACCGCGAGAAGATGGTCTTTGGGGAATGCAACCGCATTGCGCAACTAGGGACTGCGGTGAATTCAGAACTGGAAATGGACGATCACGCTTCTTACATCGTCGACCTGGCGCGGGCGATTGCGTACAACACAAAAGAGCGCATGCTGCTGATTGTGCCGAATAATGGGGCGATCTCCAACTTTGATCCGACAGCGATGGTGGAGATTCCGTGCATCGTCGGTTCGAATGGTCCGGAACCGCTTGTTCAAGGCGAAATCCCTCGTTTCCAAAAAGGTTTGATGGAACAGCAAGTCGCTGTGGAAAAACTGGTAGTGGAAGCTTGGGAAGAAGGCTCCTACCAAAAATTGTGGCAGGCACTGACTGTTTCCCGCATCGTACCGAATGCCCGTGTAGCCAAAAACATTCTGGATGATTTCATTGCCGTCAACACTGAGTTTTGGCCAACTTTAAACTAA